One Paenibacillus sp. FSL H7-0737 DNA segment encodes these proteins:
- a CDS encoding Lrp/AsnC family transcriptional regulator: MEHLMDDIDKKIMQLLQYNARMPISQISKEVSMSQPSVKERIIKLEERNIISGYHTAFNLRDLNRGTTTFILIKTEHCQELIDFCNDAMEVTDLFRISGEYNYLIKVQTSTIEALAEFQDHLIKFGPSKSHISLKNILENRVLL, translated from the coding sequence ATGGAACATCTTATGGATGATATTGATAAAAAGATTATGCAATTATTGCAGTACAATGCTCGAATGCCCATTTCACAAATCAGCAAAGAGGTTTCGATGTCACAACCATCCGTTAAAGAAAGAATCATTAAGTTGGAGGAAAGGAACATCATATCGGGGTATCATACAGCTTTTAATTTGCGGGATCTGAACCGGGGTACGACTACTTTTATTCTAATCAAAACAGAACATTGCCAAGAGCTCATCGATTTTTGCAACGATGCTATGGAAGTTACCGATTTGTTCCGCATTAGTGGAGAATATAATTATCTCATTAAGGTACAGACCTCAACGATTGAGGCGCTTGCTGAATTTCAAGATCATCTTATAAAGTTCGGACCTTCCAAATCGCATATCAGCTTGAAAAATATTTTGGAGAACAGAGTGCTACTCTAA